The Phyllopteryx taeniolatus isolate TA_2022b chromosome 9, UOR_Ptae_1.2, whole genome shotgun sequence genome contains a region encoding:
- the slc2a1b gene encoding solute carrier family 2, facilitated glucose transporter member 1 isoform X2 has translation MFIANVLALISSALMGFSKTASSFEMLIIGRFVVGYYSGLSTGLVPMYVGEVSPTSLRGALGTLHQLGIVVGILIAQVFGLEAIMGNGEFWPLLLGFIFIPSVMQCILLPFCHESPRFLLINKNEENKAKTILKKLRGTNDVSGDMQEMKEESRQMMREKKVTILELFRSPLYRQPLLVAVVLQLSQQLSGINAVFYYSTSIFEQAGVAQPVYATIGAGVVNTAFTVVSLFVVERAGRRSLHLLGLLGMAGSALLMTIAMALLDRVKWMSYLSIVAIFAFVAFFEIGPGPIPWFIVAELFSQGPRPSAMAVAGFSNWTANFIVGMGFQYLATACGPYVFVIFIVLLLFFFIFTYFKVPETKGRTFDEIASGFRQSAVTGGEKHEELNSLGADSQL, from the exons ATGTTCATTGCCAACGTCCTGGCCCTGATCTCATCAGCCTTGATGGGCTTCTCCAAGACGGCGTCCTCCTTCGAGATGCTCATCATCGGACGCTTCGTGGTGGGCTACTACTCGGGGCTCTCCACCGGCTTAGTGCCCATGTATGTGGGCGAGGTGTCGCCCACGTCACTTCGCGGGGCTTTGGGGACCCTTCACCAGCTCGGTATCGTCGTAGGCATCCTCATTGCACAG GTGTTCGGATTGGAGGCCATCATGGGCAACGGCGAATTCTGGCCACTCCTCCTGGGCTTCATCTTCATCCCGTCGGTGATGCAGTGCATCCTGCTGCCTTTCTGCCACGAGAGCCCGCGTTTCCTGCTCAtcaacaaaaacgaagaaaacaAAGCCAAGACGA tcctgaAGAAGCTGAGGGGCACCAACGACGTGAGCGGCGACATGCAAGAGATGAAGGAGGAGAGCCGGCAGATGATGCGGGAGAAGAAGGTGACCATCCTGGAGCTGTTCCGCTCGCCGCTCTACCGCCAGCCTCTCCTCGTTGCCGTAGTGCTGCAGCTTTCCCAGCAGCTGTCGGGCATCAACGCC GTCTTCTACTACTCCACAAGCATCTTTGAGCAGGCCGGAGTGGCGCAGCCAGTCTACGCTACCATCGGAGCCGGTGTCGTTAACACAGCTTTCACTGTGGTGTCG CTGTTTGTGGTGGAGCGCGCCGGCCGCAGGTCTCTCCACCTGCTGGGGCTGCTGGGAATGGCCGGTTCTGCCCTCCTGATGACCATCGCCATGGCTCTGCTG GACCGGGTCAAATGGATGTCCTACCTCAGCATCGTGGCCATCTTCGCCTTCGTGGCCTTCTTTGAGATCGGACCGGGTCCCATCCCCTGGTTCATCGTGGCCGAGTTGTTCTCACAGGGGCCGAGGCCTTCGGCCATGGCCGTGGCCGGTTTCTCCAACTGGACCGCCAACTTCATTGTGGGGATGGGCTTCCAGTATTTAGCT ACGGCGTGCGGCCCCTACGTCTTCGTCATCTTCATCGTGCTgctgctcttcttcttcatcttcaccTACTTCAAGGTCCCCGAGACCAAGGGCCGGACTTTTGACGAGATCGCGTCCGGCTTCCGCCAGAGCGCCGTCACGGGCGGCGAGAAGCACGAGGAGCTCAACAGCCTGGGGGCCGACTCACAGCTCTAA
- the slc2a1b gene encoding solute carrier family 2, facilitated glucose transporter member 1 isoform X1, whose translation MESGKQITFPLMLCVGTAVIGSLQFGYNTGVINAPQKIIENFINATWVARYQEPISDNTLKAIWSIAVAIFSVGGIFGSFSLGVFVNRFGRRNAMFIANVLALISSALMGFSKTASSFEMLIIGRFVVGYYSGLSTGLVPMYVGEVSPTSLRGALGTLHQLGIVVGILIAQVFGLEAIMGNGEFWPLLLGFIFIPSVMQCILLPFCHESPRFLLINKNEENKAKTILKKLRGTNDVSGDMQEMKEESRQMMREKKVTILELFRSPLYRQPLLVAVVLQLSQQLSGINAVFYYSTSIFEQAGVAQPVYATIGAGVVNTAFTVVSLFVVERAGRRSLHLLGLLGMAGSALLMTIAMALLDRVKWMSYLSIVAIFAFVAFFEIGPGPIPWFIVAELFSQGPRPSAMAVAGFSNWTANFIVGMGFQYLATACGPYVFVIFIVLLLFFFIFTYFKVPETKGRTFDEIASGFRQSAVTGGEKHEELNSLGADSQL comes from the exons CAAATAACTTTCCCGTTGATGCTGTGTGTTGGGACCGCCGTGATTGGCTCCCTGCAGTTCGGATACAACACGGGTGTCATCAATGCGCCTCAGAAG ATCATCGAGAACTTTATCAACGCTACGTGGGTTGCGCGTTACCAGGAGCCCATTTCAGACAACACCCTCAAAGCCATCTGGTCCATCGCCGTGGCCATCTTCTCCGTCGGCGGCATCTTCGGCTCCTTTTCACTCGGTGTCTTTGTCAATCGCTTTGGAAG GAGAAACGCCATGTTCATTGCCAACGTCCTGGCCCTGATCTCATCAGCCTTGATGGGCTTCTCCAAGACGGCGTCCTCCTTCGAGATGCTCATCATCGGACGCTTCGTGGTGGGCTACTACTCGGGGCTCTCCACCGGCTTAGTGCCCATGTATGTGGGCGAGGTGTCGCCCACGTCACTTCGCGGGGCTTTGGGGACCCTTCACCAGCTCGGTATCGTCGTAGGCATCCTCATTGCACAG GTGTTCGGATTGGAGGCCATCATGGGCAACGGCGAATTCTGGCCACTCCTCCTGGGCTTCATCTTCATCCCGTCGGTGATGCAGTGCATCCTGCTGCCTTTCTGCCACGAGAGCCCGCGTTTCCTGCTCAtcaacaaaaacgaagaaaacaAAGCCAAGACGA tcctgaAGAAGCTGAGGGGCACCAACGACGTGAGCGGCGACATGCAAGAGATGAAGGAGGAGAGCCGGCAGATGATGCGGGAGAAGAAGGTGACCATCCTGGAGCTGTTCCGCTCGCCGCTCTACCGCCAGCCTCTCCTCGTTGCCGTAGTGCTGCAGCTTTCCCAGCAGCTGTCGGGCATCAACGCC GTCTTCTACTACTCCACAAGCATCTTTGAGCAGGCCGGAGTGGCGCAGCCAGTCTACGCTACCATCGGAGCCGGTGTCGTTAACACAGCTTTCACTGTGGTGTCG CTGTTTGTGGTGGAGCGCGCCGGCCGCAGGTCTCTCCACCTGCTGGGGCTGCTGGGAATGGCCGGTTCTGCCCTCCTGATGACCATCGCCATGGCTCTGCTG GACCGGGTCAAATGGATGTCCTACCTCAGCATCGTGGCCATCTTCGCCTTCGTGGCCTTCTTTGAGATCGGACCGGGTCCCATCCCCTGGTTCATCGTGGCCGAGTTGTTCTCACAGGGGCCGAGGCCTTCGGCCATGGCCGTGGCCGGTTTCTCCAACTGGACCGCCAACTTCATTGTGGGGATGGGCTTCCAGTATTTAGCT ACGGCGTGCGGCCCCTACGTCTTCGTCATCTTCATCGTGCTgctgctcttcttcttcatcttcaccTACTTCAAGGTCCCCGAGACCAAGGGCCGGACTTTTGACGAGATCGCGTCCGGCTTCCGCCAGAGCGCCGTCACGGGCGGCGAGAAGCACGAGGAGCTCAACAGCCTGGGGGCCGACTCACAGCTCTAA